In Egibacteraceae bacterium, one DNA window encodes the following:
- a CDS encoding DNA-formamidopyrimidine glycosylase family protein, with translation MPEGDTIHRSARALGRALRGGVVAAVAAGPTGPRSAAVQRLVGETVERIEARGKHLLVWFSPSGLALHTHMMMSGAWHLYRPGQSWLKPRRRATVVLEVPGWTAVCFSAPVCELLTGAEVARHPALAGLGPDANAERADLAVARARLDARPRWTIGEALLDQRVLAGVGNVYKCEVLFLHGVDPWCPVAAVTPVTRDALLVTAERLLKANAASADAARSTTGGRGPGARLHVYGRARRPCRRCGTAVRVARQGPQARLTFWCPRCQPPVGGGELPERRPTRR, from the coding sequence ATGCCCGAGGGTGACACCATCCACCGGTCCGCGCGGGCGCTCGGGCGGGCGCTTCGGGGCGGTGTGGTGGCCGCCGTGGCGGCCGGCCCGACCGGTCCGCGCTCAGCCGCCGTGCAGCGCCTCGTCGGCGAGACGGTCGAGCGGATCGAGGCACGAGGCAAGCACCTGCTCGTGTGGTTCTCGCCGAGCGGGCTGGCGCTGCACACCCACATGATGATGTCGGGCGCCTGGCACCTGTACCGCCCGGGTCAGTCGTGGCTGAAGCCACGCCGGCGGGCGACGGTCGTGCTCGAGGTGCCGGGCTGGACCGCCGTGTGCTTCTCGGCCCCGGTCTGTGAGCTGCTGACCGGCGCCGAAGTCGCCCGGCACCCGGCGCTCGCCGGACTCGGCCCCGACGCCAACGCCGAGCGGGCCGACCTCGCCGTGGCCCGGGCCCGCCTCGACGCTCGCCCACGCTGGACGATCGGGGAGGCGCTGCTCGACCAGCGTGTCCTCGCCGGCGTCGGCAACGTCTACAAGTGCGAGGTGCTCTTCCTGCACGGCGTCGACCCGTGGTGCCCGGTCGCGGCGGTGACGCCGGTCACGCGCGACGCCCTGCTCGTCACCGCCGAGCGGCTGCTGAAGGCCAACGCCGCGTCGGCGGACGCCGCCCGCTCGACGACGGGCGGGCGGGGCCCGGGCGCGCGGCTGCATGTCTACGGCCGCGCGCGCCGGCCCTGCCGCCGCTGCGGCACCGCGGTCCGGGTCGCCCGGCAGGGGCCGCAGGCGCGCCTCACCTTCTGGTGCCCGCGCTGCCAGCCGCCGGTCGGGGGCGGGGAGCTCCCGGAGAGGCGCCCGACGAGGCGGTAA
- a CDS encoding osmoprotectant NAGGN system M42 family peptidase: protein MSPKLLPVDMHYVRDVLLRLLRTPSPSGRTDEVMHLIGRELADMGIPFSLTRRGALVANVEGEQDSPDRAVVVHSDTIGCIVKRIKENGRLQVAPIGTFSSRFAEGARVLVLSDDPGLCHTGTILPLKASGHTYGDAVDTQKVAWEQVEVRVDELVETAEDTLALGIQVGDFVALEAQPVVTSSGFVKSRHLDDKAGVAAALGAFKTVVEHDLVLPVSAHLLVTIAEEIGQGASHGLHADVAEMVSLDNAVVAPGQYSKETGVNIAMQDSSGPFDYHLTRKLLRLCAELGIPAQRDVYNYYRSDIAAALEAGAETRAALIGFGVDASHGHERTHLDGIRNCAELVVAYLQTPLTFAWDERPGPLEDFPRQEQVERIT from the coding sequence ATGAGCCCGAAGCTGTTGCCCGTCGACATGCACTACGTCCGTGACGTCCTGTTGCGCCTGCTGCGCACGCCGAGCCCGTCCGGGCGGACCGACGAGGTCATGCACCTCATCGGGCGGGAGCTCGCGGACATGGGGATACCTTTCTCCCTGACCCGCCGGGGCGCGCTCGTGGCGAACGTCGAGGGAGAGCAGGACAGCCCCGACCGGGCGGTCGTCGTGCACTCGGACACGATCGGCTGCATCGTAAAGCGCATCAAGGAGAACGGGCGGCTTCAGGTCGCGCCGATCGGCACGTTCAGCTCGCGGTTCGCCGAGGGCGCCCGGGTGCTCGTGCTGAGCGACGACCCAGGGCTCTGCCACACCGGGACGATCCTGCCGCTGAAGGCCAGCGGCCACACGTACGGCGACGCGGTCGACACGCAGAAGGTCGCCTGGGAGCAGGTGGAGGTGCGCGTCGACGAGCTCGTCGAGACCGCCGAGGACACCCTCGCCCTCGGCATCCAGGTGGGCGACTTCGTGGCGCTCGAGGCGCAGCCGGTGGTCACGTCGTCCGGGTTCGTCAAGTCGCGCCACCTCGACGACAAGGCGGGCGTCGCCGCCGCGCTCGGCGCGTTCAAGACGGTCGTGGAACACGACCTCGTCCTTCCGGTCAGCGCCCACCTGCTCGTGACCATCGCCGAGGAGATCGGCCAGGGCGCCAGCCACGGGCTGCACGCCGACGTGGCCGAGATGGTGTCGCTCGACAACGCCGTCGTCGCACCCGGCCAGTACTCCAAGGAGACCGGCGTGAACATCGCCATGCAGGACTCCTCGGGGCCGTTCGACTACCACCTCACCCGCAAGCTGCTGCGCCTGTGCGCCGAGCTGGGCATCCCCGCCCAGCGCGACGTGTACAACTACTACCGCTCCGACATCGCCGCGGCCCTCGAGGCGGGCGCCGAGACCCGGGCGGCGCTCATCGGCTTCGGCGTCGACGCGAGCCACGGCCACGAGCGCACCCACCTCGACGGCATCCGCAACTGCGCCGAGCTCGTCGTCGCCTACCTCCAGACCCCCCTCACCTTCGCCTGGGACGAGCGCCCCGGCCCGCTGGAGGACTTCCCGAGACAGGAACAGGTGGAGCGCATCACCTGA
- a CDS encoding cold-shock protein: protein MATGTVKWFSDDKGYGFISRDDGDDVFVHFSAIQGSGFKTLAEGATVEFDITQGPKGEQAANVTIV from the coding sequence ATGGCAACAGGTACGGTCAAGTGGTTCTCTGACGACAAGGGCTACGGGTTCATCTCCCGCGACGACGGCGACGACGTGTTCGTGCACTTCTCGGCCATCCAGGGGTCGGGCTTCAAGACCCTCGCCGAGGGTGCCACCGTCGAGTTCGACATCACCCAGGGCCCGAAGGGCGAGCAGGCCGCGAACGTCACGATCGTCTAG
- the ngg gene encoding N-acetylglutaminylglutamine synthetase, with amino-acid sequence MAKHYDPRVRRDDQLSTRSWRCPPDRRAGDMRPKAVVDCGWGRLLFAQTFADYDELEAEMRGEAAGRRDIALYLRDPHVFVARAPDELFIDPSLFYRLWLHRYRPAREPVRGVIVRKMRTQADAEAADRLYALNGMVAADPEVMWANQRTRVFTYLVAEDAESGEVIGTVTGVDHHLAFEDPESGASLWCLAVDPQAPAPGVGEALTRTLAERYKARGRAYLDLSVIHDNAAAIGLYEKVGFERVPVFLVKRKNPINEPLFAPALPEQELNPYARIVADEARRRGLTVKVLDADDGYLLLSQGGRKIVTRESLSELTTAVAMSRCDDKRVTRKIFVEAGLSVPRGREATFDDADAAFLEELGELVVKPARGEQGQGVAVGVRDRDQLTRAAEGARGCGSRVLLEECVHGHDLRVIVIDHEVVAAAVRRPAQVVGTGQLSIAELIDKQSRRRASATRGESTIPIDDHTRDTVAAAGYSLDDVLPEGEVLQVRRTANLHTGGTIHDVTERLHPDIADACVRGSRALDIPVVGLDLVLPEVEGAEHVFIEANERPGLANHEPQPTAERFIDLLFPQTRARS; translated from the coding sequence ATGGCGAAGCACTACGACCCCAGGGTCCGGCGAGACGACCAGCTGTCGACGCGGAGCTGGAGATGCCCGCCGGACCGCCGCGCCGGGGACATGCGACCGAAGGCCGTCGTCGACTGCGGGTGGGGCCGGTTGCTGTTCGCGCAGACGTTCGCCGACTACGACGAGCTCGAGGCGGAGATGCGGGGAGAGGCCGCCGGCCGGCGCGACATCGCCCTGTACCTGCGTGATCCGCACGTCTTCGTCGCGCGGGCGCCCGACGAGCTGTTCATCGACCCGTCGCTGTTCTACCGCCTGTGGCTGCACCGCTACCGGCCGGCGCGCGAGCCGGTCCGGGGCGTGATCGTGCGCAAGATGCGCACGCAGGCCGACGCGGAGGCCGCCGATCGGCTCTACGCGCTGAACGGGATGGTCGCCGCCGACCCCGAGGTCATGTGGGCGAACCAGCGGACCCGGGTCTTCACCTACCTCGTCGCCGAGGACGCCGAGTCGGGCGAGGTGATCGGCACGGTGACGGGCGTCGACCACCACCTCGCCTTCGAGGATCCGGAGTCCGGCGCCAGCCTGTGGTGCCTCGCAGTGGACCCGCAGGCGCCCGCACCGGGGGTCGGCGAGGCGCTCACGCGCACGCTGGCGGAGCGCTACAAGGCCCGCGGGCGGGCCTATCTCGACCTGTCGGTCATCCATGACAACGCCGCCGCCATCGGCCTGTACGAGAAGGTCGGCTTCGAGCGCGTTCCTGTGTTCCTCGTCAAGCGCAAGAACCCGATCAACGAGCCGCTGTTCGCCCCGGCGCTGCCCGAGCAGGAGCTCAACCCGTACGCGCGCATCGTCGCCGACGAGGCGCGGCGGCGGGGCCTCACCGTGAAGGTCCTCGACGCCGACGACGGTTACCTCCTCCTGTCGCAGGGCGGGCGGAAGATCGTCACGCGCGAGTCGCTGTCGGAGCTGACCACCGCCGTGGCGATGAGCCGCTGCGACGACAAGCGGGTCACCCGCAAGATCTTCGTGGAGGCGGGCCTGAGCGTCCCCCGCGGCCGGGAGGCGACGTTTGACGATGCCGATGCGGCGTTCCTCGAGGAGCTCGGCGAGCTCGTCGTCAAGCCGGCCCGCGGCGAACAGGGCCAGGGGGTCGCCGTCGGGGTGCGTGACCGCGACCAGCTCACGCGGGCGGCGGAGGGAGCCCGCGGGTGCGGCAGCCGCGTCCTTCTCGAGGAGTGCGTCCACGGGCACGACCTGCGGGTGATCGTCATCGACCACGAGGTCGTCGCCGCCGCGGTGCGCCGCCCCGCCCAGGTCGTGGGGACCGGCCAGCTCTCCATCGCCGAGCTCATCGACAAGCAGAGCCGCCGGCGCGCCTCGGCCACGAGGGGCGAGTCGACGATCCCCATCGACGACCACACCCGCGACACCGTCGCCGCGGCGGGCTACAGCCTCGACGACGTGCTCCCGGAGGGGGAGGTCCTGCAGGTGCGGCGCACCGCCAACCTCCACACCGGCGGCACCATCCACGACGTCACCGAACGCCTGCACCCCGACATCGCCGACGCCTGCGTCCGCGGGAGCCGTGCGCTCGACATCCCGGTTGTCGGCCTCGACCTCGTCCTGCCCGAGGTCGAGGGCGCCGAGCACGTCTTCATCGAGGCCAACGAGCGCCCGGGCCTGGCGAACCACGAGCCGCAGCCCACCGCCGAGCGCTTCATCGACCTGCTCTTCCCGCAGACGCGCGCACGGAGCTGA
- a CDS encoding N-acetylglutaminylglutamine amidotransferase, with protein MCGFSGEVRTDAKPADTFAVQRMTAAMLHRGPDGSGLYAHGPVALGHCRLKVVDLSTKAAQPMVDSYLGLTIAFNGLIYNYEELRRELSSRGYRFFSTGDTEVLLKAYHAWGVDFVDRLQGMFAFCITERDTGRVVFGRDRLGIKPLYLAESPGRIRFASTLPALLAGGQVDTDVDPVALHHYLTFHAVVPAPRSILKGVRKLPPATVLVVEADGRQHRRTYWRPSFVRDPAHADWSARDWQDAVLGALRVAVSRRLVADVPVGVLLSGGLDSSLIVGLLAEAGQKNLVTYSIGFDAVGGEQGDEFAYSDVVARTFGTDHHRIRITSERMLPALGDAIAAMSEPMMSHDAVAFYLLSEEVARTMKVVQSGQGADEVFAGYSWYPPLLPLPPGESGVAPYRDAFFDRLHSEMPDLVSPEYLVAADVSTELVAQHFAMEGAETAVDRALRLDTTVMLVDDPLKRVDNMTMAWGLEARVPFLDHELVELAASCPPGLKLAHGGKGVLKEAARRVIPSAVIDRPKGYFPVPALKYLRGPYLDLVREALTAPAAKERGLFQPAYVNELLADPEGQLTRPGASKLFQLGVLELWLQAHDV; from the coding sequence ATGTGCGGATTCAGCGGCGAGGTACGGACGGACGCCAAGCCCGCCGACACCTTCGCCGTCCAGCGGATGACGGCTGCCATGCTCCACCGCGGCCCTGACGGCAGCGGCTTGTACGCCCACGGCCCGGTCGCCCTCGGGCACTGCCGCCTCAAGGTCGTCGACCTGTCGACCAAGGCCGCGCAGCCCATGGTCGATTCCTATCTCGGGCTGACGATCGCCTTCAACGGGCTGATCTACAACTACGAGGAGCTCCGCCGGGAGCTGTCGTCGCGCGGCTACCGGTTCTTCTCGACGGGGGACACCGAGGTGCTCCTCAAGGCCTACCACGCCTGGGGAGTGGACTTCGTCGACCGTCTCCAGGGCATGTTCGCCTTCTGCATCACTGAGCGGGACACGGGGCGGGTGGTGTTCGGCCGTGACCGGCTCGGCATCAAGCCGCTGTACCTCGCCGAGTCGCCCGGGCGCATCCGCTTCGCCTCGACCCTGCCGGCGCTGCTCGCCGGAGGCCAGGTCGACACCGACGTCGACCCGGTGGCGCTGCACCACTACCTCACCTTCCACGCCGTCGTGCCCGCCCCGCGCTCGATTCTCAAAGGCGTGCGCAAGCTTCCCCCCGCGACCGTGCTCGTCGTGGAGGCCGACGGCCGCCAGCACCGCAGGACGTACTGGCGCCCCAGCTTCGTGCGTGACCCCGCCCACGCCGACTGGAGCGCGCGCGACTGGCAGGACGCCGTCCTCGGCGCCCTGCGGGTGGCGGTGTCGCGGCGTCTCGTCGCCGACGTGCCGGTCGGCGTGCTGCTGTCGGGGGGACTCGACTCGAGCCTGATCGTCGGCCTGCTCGCCGAAGCGGGGCAGAAGAACCTTGTCACCTACTCGATCGGTTTCGATGCCGTCGGGGGCGAGCAGGGCGACGAGTTCGCGTACTCGGACGTGGTCGCGCGCACGTTCGGCACCGACCACCACCGAATCCGGATCACCAGCGAGCGGATGCTGCCCGCGCTCGGCGACGCCATCGCGGCGATGAGCGAGCCGATGATGAGCCACGACGCCGTCGCGTTCTACCTGCTGTCCGAGGAGGTCGCGAGGACGATGAAAGTCGTCCAGTCGGGCCAGGGCGCCGACGAGGTCTTCGCCGGCTACTCGTGGTACCCGCCGCTGCTCCCACTGCCTCCCGGGGAGTCCGGGGTTGCGCCCTACCGGGACGCCTTCTTCGACCGCTTGCACAGCGAGATGCCTGATCTCGTCAGTCCCGAGTACCTGGTAGCGGCCGACGTGTCGACCGAGCTGGTGGCACAGCACTTCGCCATGGAGGGCGCCGAGACGGCCGTCGACCGCGCGCTGCGCCTCGACACCACGGTCATGCTTGTCGACGACCCGCTGAAGCGCGTCGACAACATGACGATGGCCTGGGGGCTCGAGGCCCGGGTGCCGTTCCTCGACCACGAGCTCGTCGAGCTCGCCGCGAGCTGCCCCCCCGGGCTGAAGCTCGCCCACGGTGGCAAGGGCGTGCTCAAGGAGGCCGCGCGCAGGGTCATCCCCAGCGCGGTGATCGACCGCCCGAAGGGCTACTTCCCCGTGCCGGCGCTGAAGTACCTGCGGGGCCCCTACCTCGACCTCGTCCGCGAGGCCCTGACCGCCCCGGCGGCCAAGGAACGCGGGCTCTTCCAGCCCGCGTACGTCAACGAGCTGCTCGCCGACCCCGAGGGACAGCTCACCCGTCCCGGGGCCAGCAAGCTCTTCCAGCTCGGCGTGCTCGAGCTGTGGCTCCAGGCACACGACGTCTAA
- a CDS encoding S8 family serine peptidase → MVRFGTRTSGAAVGLAVLFSLTLAGAPARAEADPPSGQAPDRIVVQLADAPAPTVLHASPSRIDRTLAALNQDPAVEYAERDVLVHAQEVTPNDPLWTQQWGPARVRAPRAWVTTTGSATVRIAVLDSGVDAGHEDLAGAVVAGWNVLAGNANTADDNGHGTAAAAVIAARGNNARGVAGVCWSCAIMPVKVLGANGGGYMSDLAAGIRWAVDNGASVVNMSVAGASSTKSLEAAITYAVEREVVLVGSAGNDATTTMAYPAANPDVVGVAASSRTDQPDDYTNRGSWVDVAAPGCNLAAVAAVEGGGYRTFCGTSSAAPVVAGALGLARVKAPSASVAQLRSALTATAVPVGSWVRHGRIDAAGTVEALTPAPSPSPSPSPSPSPSPADRLSGGGDGEGEGDGDGEGDGEGEGD, encoded by the coding sequence ATGGTGCGGTTTGGGACACGAACGAGCGGCGCCGCCGTCGGTCTGGCGGTGCTGTTCAGCTTGACCCTCGCCGGCGCTCCCGCGCGGGCGGAGGCGGACCCGCCGAGCGGGCAGGCCCCCGACCGCATCGTCGTGCAGCTCGCCGACGCGCCGGCGCCCACGGTGCTCCACGCCAGCCCGTCGCGCATCGACCGGACGCTCGCGGCGCTGAACCAGGACCCCGCCGTGGAGTACGCCGAGCGTGACGTCCTCGTCCACGCCCAGGAGGTCACGCCGAACGACCCGCTGTGGACGCAGCAGTGGGGACCCGCACGGGTGCGCGCCCCGCGGGCGTGGGTGACGACCACGGGCAGCGCCACGGTCAGGATCGCCGTGCTCGACAGCGGCGTCGACGCGGGCCACGAGGACCTCGCCGGCGCGGTCGTGGCCGGCTGGAACGTGCTCGCGGGCAACGCGAACACCGCCGACGACAACGGTCACGGCACCGCAGCCGCCGCGGTCATCGCAGCCCGCGGAAACAACGCCCGCGGGGTGGCGGGTGTCTGCTGGAGCTGCGCGATCATGCCGGTCAAGGTGCTCGGCGCCAACGGCGGCGGCTACATGTCCGACCTCGCCGCCGGCATCAGGTGGGCCGTCGACAACGGGGCGTCGGTCGTGAACATGAGCGTCGCAGGCGCCTCGTCGACGAAGTCGCTCGAGGCCGCGATCACCTACGCCGTCGAGCGCGAGGTCGTCCTCGTCGGCTCGGCGGGCAACGACGCGACCACGACGATGGCTTACCCAGCCGCAAACCCCGACGTCGTCGGTGTGGCGGCCTCCAGCCGTACCGACCAGCCCGACGACTACACGAACCGGGGAAGCTGGGTCGATGTCGCCGCTCCCGGCTGCAACCTCGCCGCGGTCGCTGCGGTGGAGGGCGGCGGCTACCGCACCTTCTGCGGCACGTCGTCGGCGGCACCGGTCGTGGCCGGGGCGCTCGGGCTCGCCCGGGTGAAGGCGCCCTCAGCAAGCGTGGCGCAGCTGCGGTCGGCGCTGACGGCGACCGCCGTGCCCGTCGGCTCGTGGGTCCGCCACGGCCGCATCGACGCCGCAGGCACGGTCGAGGCGCTCACGCCCGCGCCGTCGCCGTCGCCCTCGCCGTCGCCCTCGCCCTCGCCCTCGCCGGCCGACCGCCTGTCCGGCGGGGGCGACGGAGAGGGCGAGGGCGACGGGGACGGCGAGGGCGACGGAGAGGGCGAGGGCGACG
- a CDS encoding FAD-dependent monooxygenase produces the protein MVIAGGGPTGLMLAGELALAGVDVVIVERRASQDVDGSRAGGLHSRTIEVLDQRGIADRFLSAGQEHPNLGYSQILLDISDLPTRHNYVLALWQSHFEPILAGWLDELGVPIRRGCEVVGLAQNDTGVDVELSGDTSLRAEYLVGCDGGRSLVRKAAGIDFAGLDPSTSWLIAEVEMDEQPELGMRREGGGIGPVNREAGGGPYRVVLTEKHPDHTGDPNMGELRKAIVALYGTDYGLRSAKWISRFTDMTRQAASYRHGRVLLAGDAAHVHPPHGGQGLNTGVQDAVNLGWKLAQVVNKTSPERLLDTYHAERHPVGARVLHNTMAQVALSGSDDRHQALRDTMTELLSMDGPRRRIAAMLSGLDIHYDLGAGHPLLGRRMPDLDVHTAHGPTRVFTLLHGARPVLLNFGDPGGLDVASWADRVRLVDARHDGVWELPVLGEIAAPPAVLIRPDGHVAWAGDLSDPELPRAVATWFGAATPEPPPAPEAQNTGR, from the coding sequence GTGGTGATCGCGGGAGGCGGCCCGACCGGGCTGATGTTGGCGGGCGAGCTGGCGTTGGCGGGAGTCGACGTCGTCATCGTCGAACGCCGCGCCAGTCAGGATGTCGACGGATCGCGAGCCGGGGGCCTCCACTCCCGCACCATCGAGGTGCTCGACCAGCGTGGCATCGCCGACCGTTTCCTCTCGGCGGGCCAGGAACACCCGAACCTGGGCTACTCCCAGATCCTCCTGGACATCAGCGACCTCCCCACCCGCCACAACTACGTCCTTGCGCTCTGGCAGAGCCACTTCGAGCCGATCCTGGCTGGCTGGCTCGACGAGCTCGGGGTTCCGATCCGTCGTGGCTGCGAGGTGGTGGGCTTAGCCCAGAACGACACGGGCGTCGATGTCGAGCTGTCCGGTGACACGTCGCTTCGAGCGGAGTATCTCGTCGGCTGCGACGGAGGTCGCAGCCTGGTCCGCAAGGCAGCCGGCATCGACTTCGCCGGCTTGGATCCCTCGACCAGCTGGTTGATCGCCGAGGTCGAGATGGACGAGCAGCCCGAGCTCGGCATGCGCCGCGAAGGTGGTGGCATCGGTCCCGTGAACCGAGAGGCGGGTGGAGGACCGTACCGGGTCGTGCTGACCGAGAAGCATCCCGACCACACCGGCGACCCGAACATGGGGGAGCTTCGCAAGGCAATTGTCGCCCTGTACGGGACGGACTACGGGCTTCGCAGCGCCAAGTGGATCTCCAGGTTCACCGACATGACGCGCCAGGCAGCCTCCTACCGCCACGGCCGTGTCCTGCTGGCCGGGGACGCCGCGCACGTGCATCCCCCACACGGCGGCCAGGGCCTCAACACCGGCGTGCAGGATGCCGTCAACCTCGGATGGAAGCTGGCCCAGGTGGTGAACAAGACCTCACCCGAGCGCCTCCTGGACACCTACCACGCCGAACGGCATCCGGTCGGCGCCCGGGTGTTGCACAACACCATGGCGCAAGTCGCGCTCAGCGGCTCCGACGACCGTCACCAGGCCCTCCGCGACACCATGACCGAGCTGCTGAGCATGGACGGGCCGCGCCGGCGCATCGCCGCCATGCTCTCCGGTCTCGACATCCACTACGACCTCGGAGCCGGACACCCGCTGCTCGGGCGGCGCATGCCCGACCTCGACGTGCATACCGCGCACGGTCCCACGCGCGTGTTCACGCTGCTGCACGGCGCCCGGCCCGTGCTGCTCAACTTCGGTGACCCCGGCGGTTTGGACGTCGCTTCCTGGGCGGATCGGGTCCGGCTCGTCGACGCCAGGCACGATGGCGTGTGGGAGCTTCCGGTCCTTGGCGAGATCGCTGCGCCCCCGGCCGTGCTGATCCGACCCGACGGGCACGTCGCCTGGGCAGGAGACCTCTCGGACCCAGAGCTGCCTCGAGCAGTTGCGACGTGGTTCGGAGCGGCCACACCGGAGCCGCCGCCGGCGCCAGAGGCTCAGAACACGGGGCGGTGA